TGTGATCAGTTTTATGCTAACGTACCGATGTGTTTTGCGGGATCTGAAAAGAGGTGATTGCCAGGAAACTAAACGCAATTTTCGAAGATTGTAAAGCAATTGACGCCAGCTCAAACTTATGTCTCTTCAGGTTTTTATCCACGTTAGAATTGGCACGATCTGTGGACGAATATGTCTTGTTAGTCAGTACGTATTCAAGTTACCAGAAATTAAAAGAAGACCGACCAAATTGGGACTACCTGGGTGAACTAAAACAGAGGtataatttagatgaatacagaaaatttgaaaatgaactcattttgTAGCTTAATCAATAGAATCTACATGTATTTAAGTTTTTAGGTGAAAACTTTAAGCATAAACCTTACATTCTGTATGCATTCTTTTGATATATCTATCAGGGGTCATAGATGTTTTAAGTGCTTCAGTTTTCAGTagatgattatttttatttttcaggcttCTGGGTGCATTAGGAAATCCCGATACTGGTGGAAAAACTGAAATTGTTTTAAAGATTCCTTTGTTCATGTTCATGTCTAAAAAACCCATAGACTCGTAATGATTTGATACGTCAGAaatttcattagtttggtgCAGTAACCGATCATCGGTGTTCCATCGTGTTGGACATAAAACAGCCATTGGTGTAggatatttctttatttttcaaatcagtgTTTATTTGTATGTTTTCCTACAGCAAATCTTTGCGGTGAAATACGCACGAATTTCATGTcctaataaaagatatatgtaaaaattaaTGGCATAGTTACAAACTTGGAACTGAGTGAATACATCGTACAGGAAATCTTTCTGCTCCGCGGGCACGTGTAAGAATGCAGTTGTTGAAGATGGTATTGTAAATACTGCAAATGCCAATGAGATCGTTACAAGCATttttgttgtacgttttgattttgtggtTTTCTTatcagacgaaaccatttttgaacctctgaataatttaaatattattatagaaTTTGACGTTATAATCAAAGACAAAGGTAGAAAATAAACGTAGATGACAATTGTGATATAAAGGCGGATCAGATCAGACAATTCGTAGTAACAACCAAACGTCTGCCCCGGAAAATACATTTGAATAGTAGGTAGAAGATATAGGACCAGCGCGTTCACTCCAATGACCATCAATATAgtaaatctagcgaatctcggtgtacatatcaaacgagctGTGATGGGGAAGAGAACAACTGCCGctcgttctagagatatcgctACTATCAACCACGAACTATTACAGGCTGCAAGTGCCATAGCAAATTCGTAGATTTGACAACTAACCAGAGATTTCATGACGAATACTGGACCAGTTTCTATGTGCAAGAGCAGAAACTGTACCACGGGCATCAAAGTCAAGTTGATGCAATATACGGAATCACTGACAGCCAAAACgataagatagttagcgtaagataaaacCCGGAATCTGGGACTTGTCATTATCAGAAACGTAGCCGAATTTCCGAATACACCTAACATGAACAAGATGATCAGAATGACCAATGACATTATGCGGTAGCTACCAGACTTGTTCGCCACGGACATTATGACGATGTAACTGCTGTAAGTTCGACCAATTGGCATCTGAGTAGAATTCATGATGAGCATAGACTGTCTGCATCACAATTATTGATAATGTCATTTATATACAGCATTCATTTGCCGGATATCAAATGATAAGCGCCGTTGGCACTGAGTatagaaattctttgaaatataaCATGATAATCAGAAAGGCGATATATTGTGTAAAATGTAATGCAACTATTAAATGTAATTCCTGAACACAAATAAATGCAGAATGGCGCGAGGCTCAACTTAAAACATGACAGAAACTGGCCGATGCCTAGCATTAGCAGCACGAAAAAAACATTGAACAAGAGCAAAAACCTTATTCGTATAGCAGCGCTGCTTAGTGGTTTTGCGAGAAAGACATGAATTTAAGGAAACAAAATTTTGCTCAAcaatatttcttctttttgaaatCTAATTTATCAACTTGATCAACCACACGCGTACAAATTTAATACAATGTGTTGTCTTCAACGGGGTCGAGTGAAGTGATAGTGCAAAAgtcaaatatatatagatatagatatataatatggtttatatatgaatattgttGAGAGGTGCATGCACGACTGGGTGTATCGAATGTACAGAGTGTCTGGGAAAAATGCCATCTAACAATCGAAAATGATTTGAGAAGATTCAGTGTGACTTTTAGGGAATAGTTGAATGTATTGGAGTCACTCCTGAACCTTCTCTTTTTGTTGCACTTTAAAATCTTGGTGTCAAAATTCAGATGACATTTTTCAATGACACTTTGAATAAGTTTCCCCAATGTTATAAATACGCTGTTGCATTTTTCGCTGAGTAGAAGGCAAGGTGGCATATATAACCGTGGAACGACTTAGAACGTTGGCAAATCTGATCGATACACTTCAGTACGGAATACAGAAAGTTTAAGGATAAGGCTCGTGTAGCTGCTCGAAGGCTCTCGTACAGCAAGGCGCATACAACTGTATCGGAGAGTCCGATCATACTTAAATATGGAATACAGAAGGTTTGAGGATAAGGACCATGTAGCTAGATACGCGGAGTCTCGTATCTCATACCCACAGGAGCTCAGGAAAGCCGTATTAGAATTCCTAGCCGGATCGGTGAGTTCAATAGTATCGTTTTTACCTGGACGTTTATGAATTCAATGTTCTCCTTAAAATATTTCCGCATCAAACTGTAGACACTGCACCAGGCCAAGAGGTAATTTctgatatggttttattattgttttgGTGATAGAATCTTAGTCCACCTTACGGCCAGTTGGTTGATGTCGGTTGTGGGTCTGGACAAAGCACGCCGCTTTTCGCTGATCAGTTCAAAACCCTGATTGGCGTTGATTACAGTGAGGCTCAAATTGAGGAGGCGAAAAGACGCAACAAacaccaaaatattatatacCTGTGAgtcaaagtttttttttcaaattttccttACTGCTGAGATTGATTTAATGTAAGTTCCGCGGTGCATCGCGCTCGGTGCCCCAGGTGCAGACCTAATTCTTACTCAATTCGCATACAGAGTTCAGGACGCTTATTCATTACCATCAGAGGACTCGTCTACGGATTTAGTAACATGTGCTGCTTCCATTCATTGGTTCGATCTTCCACGGTTTTACGAAGAAGTCAGAAGGGTCCTAAAGCCGGAAGGTGTGCTAGCCGCCTGGTCGTATAGATACCCGGATATCGAGTATGAAGGTCACCCCGAAGCCTCAGAACGCGCTAGTGAAGTTATCAAACAAGTAATGATTCTTTGATGCTTTTTCATCTAGCGACATTTTCTGACATCCTCTTTGACTTTGAATAACACCTTTTTATTTCAGCTGTTTACGAGGGAATGGATCGATGCAGGTTTGAGGCCTCGGCCAGACAGTGATGGACTTTACGCCGATATGCCGGTGTGTTTTGAGGGATCAGAAAAAAGGTAAACAGTGATTAGCATATAGAGACATCTTTATAGCATATCTAATACAAAGATTCTTACGGTAAATATAACTCGGAATAATGCTCAAAAATCACCTTTAACCGAGAAACCTTATAGTTTATTCAGAGATTTTCTTTACAGATATGTCCCCACTACAGGACGCTTTCATAATAATTATAAGCCTTATTTATTTCTTCCAAGGTTTTTAACCAGGTTAGATTTGAAGCAAAGTTTGGAAGAATATATGTTCTTAATCAGTACATATTCAAGTTACCAGAAATTCGTAGACCTCCATCCGAACCGGGATTACCTAGGTGAAATAAAACAGAGGTATCATTCAGCTACTTAGAGATAATTTGTGTAATAACTGTACCGATATTCATGTA
This Tubulanus polymorphus chromosome 7, tnTubPoly1.2, whole genome shotgun sequence DNA region includes the following protein-coding sequences:
- the LOC141908772 gene encoding putative methyltransferase DDB_G0268948; the encoded protein is MEYRRFEDKDHVARYAESRISYPQELRKAVLEFLAGSNLSPPYGQLVDVGCGSGQSTPLFADQFKTLIGVDYSEAQIEEAKRRNKHQNIIYLVQDAYSLPSEDSSTDLVTCAASIHWFDLPRFYEEVRRVLKPEGVLAAWSYRYPDIEYEGHPEASERASEVIKQLFTREWIDAGLRPRPDSDGLYADMPVCFEGSEKRFLTRLDLKQSLEEYMFLISTYSSYQKFVDLHPNRDYLGEIKQRLLDALGNPETGEKIQLIIKIPIFMFMSKKPQTAINLLGPC